The following are from one region of the Silene latifolia isolate original U9 population chromosome 9, ASM4854445v1, whole genome shotgun sequence genome:
- the LOC141599222 gene encoding nuclear pore complex protein GP210-like isoform X1, which translates to MTDKIHLTVAEAMSLEPPSPVLVLVGTALPYSLKVIRGNIPQVVPLPSPFHRWSSTNSSIAQADYSMGIVHAMNLGETSIVVEDIRVVGHVQISSLNVVVPDHIYLFLSPISINGGPLEGAEPVVSNGRWFVVIGRYYLVEVKVFSRGPTARVIHTTPNENVKLDYYEPEYWRNFSVPDSTSANYGWQNSRMLEPIAQGLGKLSASLTY; encoded by the exons ATGACAGATAAGATTCATTTGACGGTAGCTGAAGCTATGTCACTGGAACCTCCGTCTCCGGTCCTTGTTCTTGTTGGTACTGCACTGCCTTATAGCCTTAAAGTCATTCGTGGCAACATTCCTCAAG TGGTGCCTTTACCTTCTCCATTTCACCGTTGGTCTTCAACAAATTCATCTATCGCTCAAGCGGATTATTCGATGGGCATAGTCCATGCAATGAACCTTGGTGAAACAAGTATTGTAGTTGAAGATATCAGGGTTGTTGGACATGTCCAGATATCATCTCTGAATGTAGTCGTGCCAGatcatatttatttattcttgtcaCCTATATCTATAAATGGCGGTCCTTTGGAGGGGGCAGAACCCGTAGTGTCAAATGGCCGTTGGTTCGTTGTTATTGGCAGATATTATCTTGTTGAAGTGAAGGTGTTTTCCCGAGGGCCTACGGCTCGAGTGATTCATACTACACCG AATGAAAATGTGAAACTGGATTATTATGAGCCGGAGTATTGGAGAAATTTTTCGGTGCCAGATAGTACTTCTGCGAATTATGGGTGGCAGAATTCAAGAATGCTGGAGCCAATTGCACAAGGACTTGGAAAGTTGTCAGCTTCTTTAACTTACTAA
- the LOC141599222 gene encoding nuclear pore complex protein GP210-like isoform X3, whose protein sequence is MTDKIHLTVAEAMSLEPPSPVLVLVVVPLPSPFHRWSSTNSSIAQADYSMGIVHAMNLGETSIVVEDIRVVGHVQISSLNVVVPDHIYLFLSPISINGGPLEGAEPVVSNGRWFVVIGRYYLVEVKVFSRGPTARVIHTTPNENVKLDYYEPEYWRNFSVPDSTSANYGWQNSRMLEPIAQGLGKLSASLTY, encoded by the exons ATGACAGATAAGATTCATTTGACGGTAGCTGAAGCTATGTCACTGGAACCTCCGTCTCCGGTCCTTGTTCTTGTTG TGGTGCCTTTACCTTCTCCATTTCACCGTTGGTCTTCAACAAATTCATCTATCGCTCAAGCGGATTATTCGATGGGCATAGTCCATGCAATGAACCTTGGTGAAACAAGTATTGTAGTTGAAGATATCAGGGTTGTTGGACATGTCCAGATATCATCTCTGAATGTAGTCGTGCCAGatcatatttatttattcttgtcaCCTATATCTATAAATGGCGGTCCTTTGGAGGGGGCAGAACCCGTAGTGTCAAATGGCCGTTGGTTCGTTGTTATTGGCAGATATTATCTTGTTGAAGTGAAGGTGTTTTCCCGAGGGCCTACGGCTCGAGTGATTCATACTACACCG AATGAAAATGTGAAACTGGATTATTATGAGCCGGAGTATTGGAGAAATTTTTCGGTGCCAGATAGTACTTCTGCGAATTATGGGTGGCAGAATTCAAGAATGCTGGAGCCAATTGCACAAGGACTTGGAAAGTTGTCAGCTTCTTTAACTTACTAA
- the LOC141599222 gene encoding nuclear pore complex protein GP210-like isoform X4, which translates to MLLHTSLLLVFIFVLSTLNNGVQSLSGPHIADVNILLPPKMTHPVEYRLLASDGCFKWSWDHHDILSVVPEYSESNHCSTSARLQSIAPYAGRKETAIYAADVLTGMVVRCKVYIDMFTRIQIFHSSVKLDLDGLATLRVRAFDSQENVFSSLVGLGSCGS; encoded by the exons ATGTTACTCCATACTTCACTACTTCTCGTCTTTATATTCGTGCTCAGTACACTCAACAATGGCGTCCAGTCTCTGTCTGGACCTCACATTGCTGACGTCAACATCCTTTTACCCCCTAAAATGACGCACCCTGTTGAATATCGTCTTCTTGCTAGTGATGGTTGCTTTAAATG GTCATGGGATCATCACGACATCTTATCTGTTGTGCCTGAGTATAGTGAAAGCAATCATTGTTCAACTAGTGCTCGGCTACAATCAATTGCTCCTTACGCTGGACGAAAGGAGACAGCAATCTATGCTGCTGATGTTCTCACAGGAATGGTTGTTCGCTGTAAAGTGTACATTGATATGTTTACCAGGATCCAGATTTTTCACAGCTCGGTTAAACTTGATTTAGATGGTCTTGCGACTTTGCGTGTGCGTGCTTTTGACAGTCAAG AAAATGTATTCTCCTCATTGGTGGGGTTGGGTTCGTGTGGCAGCTGA
- the LOC141599222 gene encoding nuclear pore complex protein GP210-like isoform X5, with protein MLLHTSLLLVFIFVLSTLNNGVQSLSGPHIADVNILLPPKMTHPVEYRLLASDGCFKWSWDHHDILSVVPEYSESNHCSTSARLQSIAPYAGRKETAIYAADVLTGMVVRCKVYIDMFTRIQIFHSSVKLDLDGLATLRVRAFDSQGGAFRPLGSQGK; from the exons ATGTTACTCCATACTTCACTACTTCTCGTCTTTATATTCGTGCTCAGTACACTCAACAATGGCGTCCAGTCTCTGTCTGGACCTCACATTGCTGACGTCAACATCCTTTTACCCCCTAAAATGACGCACCCTGTTGAATATCGTCTTCTTGCTAGTGATGGTTGCTTTAAATG GTCATGGGATCATCACGACATCTTATCTGTTGTGCCTGAGTATAGTGAAAGCAATCATTGTTCAACTAGTGCTCGGCTACAATCAATTGCTCCTTACGCTGGACGAAAGGAGACAGCAATCTATGCTGCTGATGTTCTCACAGGAATGGTTGTTCGCTGTAAAGTGTACATTGATATGTTTACCAGGATCCAGATTTTTCACAGCTCGGTTAAACTTGATTTAGATGGTCTTGCGACTTTGCGTGTGCGTGCTTTTGACAGTCAAG GGGGTGCATTCAGACCTCTTGGTAGTCAAGGGAAGTAG
- the LOC141599222 gene encoding nuclear pore complex protein GP210-like isoform X2: MLFHGSSDGRDKKEYGSSFRSHNYSHSAFHDFIYLVPLPSPFHRWSSTNSSIAQADYSMGIVHAMNLGETSIVVEDIRVVGHVQISSLNVVVPDHIYLFLSPISINGGPLEGAEPVVSNGRWFVVIGRYYLVEVKVFSRGPTARVIHTTPNENVKLDYYEPEYWRNFSVPDSTSANYGWQNSRMLEPIAQGLGKLSASLTY; this comes from the exons ATGTTGTTTCATGGCTCATCTGATGGCCGAGACAAGAAGGAATATGGCAGTTCTTTCCGGTCACATAACTATTCACACTCGGCCTTTCATGATTTCATCTATT TGGTGCCTTTACCTTCTCCATTTCACCGTTGGTCTTCAACAAATTCATCTATCGCTCAAGCGGATTATTCGATGGGCATAGTCCATGCAATGAACCTTGGTGAAACAAGTATTGTAGTTGAAGATATCAGGGTTGTTGGACATGTCCAGATATCATCTCTGAATGTAGTCGTGCCAGatcatatttatttattcttgtcaCCTATATCTATAAATGGCGGTCCTTTGGAGGGGGCAGAACCCGTAGTGTCAAATGGCCGTTGGTTCGTTGTTATTGGCAGATATTATCTTGTTGAAGTGAAGGTGTTTTCCCGAGGGCCTACGGCTCGAGTGATTCATACTACACCG AATGAAAATGTGAAACTGGATTATTATGAGCCGGAGTATTGGAGAAATTTTTCGGTGCCAGATAGTACTTCTGCGAATTATGGGTGGCAGAATTCAAGAATGCTGGAGCCAATTGCACAAGGACTTGGAAAGTTGTCAGCTTCTTTAACTTACTAA